In Capricornis sumatraensis isolate serow.1 chromosome 16, serow.2, whole genome shotgun sequence, a genomic segment contains:
- the UBQLNL gene encoding ubiquilin-like protein, which yields MPHVIAQTPRMAQCGRHSGLPAEKKISLGVTRVIVKTPGKQEDFVIASDTSVRQFKEKLSAHFKCQMDQLVLVFMGCLLKDHDVLSQRGILDGHTIHVVIKSQNGSRSLAHPWHQDKNTKGNSSGVYQSAGMGYTPVESALSEDVPNVHTQDLKVGSPEHVAQTLENPSIQQLLSNTDFMRQFISEHLDMQQSMQQNPEVSHILDNSEILWQTLELARNLAVIQEKMQIQQPAQNLESPPNPQSYVGLENIPGWDNASGQSSADFNDQMLNNTQDSFGGNIFTALLGGQVPEKVQFSFPSPPPSQEQQEHLPQPPTARVIYASSRGVSSITSASSTPSMANHTSRASTSNSTNGQSHACAVEQPIGIPALPGRELNQLPQAEDKDATISLESSNQKPDDLQQSNEQTSSQITGNMMQLLLNNPSLAAQMMLFMSVPQLSEQWRQQLPAFLQQTQFSDILIALANPKASQAILQIEQSLQLLATEAPVLLPWVASYLWGLGWLPAPSCSYPDTVPWTWDVSNMAEPKGPESCPKSRTVLQRLQSLAGDPSHPLQAPETRFSKQMEYLQAMGFANYHANLQALIATEGDTSAAIQKLRRSQGS from the coding sequence ATGCCGCATGTCATCGCTCAAACACCCAGGATGGCCCAGTGTGGGCGTCATTCAGGGCTGCCTGCAGAGAAGAAGATCTCTCTGGGTGTCACTAGGGTGATAGTGAAGACACCAGGCAAGCAGGAAGACTTTGTGATAGCCAGTGATACCTCGGTGAGGCAGTTCAAGGAGAAGCTATCGGCTCACTTTAAGTGCCAAATGGACCAACTAGTGCTTGTCTTCATGGGCTGCCTTCTCAAAGACCATGACGTGCTGAGCCAGAGGGGCATCCTGGATGGTCACACCATCCACGTGGTCATCAAGTCCCAAAATGGCTCCAGATCCCTAGCCCATCCCTGGCACCAGGACAAAAACACCAAAGGAAACAGCAGTGGGGTATACCAATCTGCTGGTATGGGTtacaccccagtggagtcagctCTTTCAGAGGATGTGCCCAACGTGCATACCCAGGACTTGAAAGTGGGTAGTCCAGAGCACGTAGCACAGACACTGGAGAATCCTAGCATCCAGCAACTCCTGTCCAACACAGACTTCATGAGACAGTTCATCTCAGAACACCTAGACATGCAGCAATCGATGCAGCAGAACCCAGAGGTCTCACACATCCTTGACAATTCTGAGATCCTGTGGCAGACTCTGGAGCTGGCCAGGAACCTGGCAGTGATTCAAGAGAAAATGCAGATCCAGCAACCTGCACAGAATCTTGAGAGTCCACCGAACCCACAGTCATATGTAGGCTTAGAGAATATCCCAGGATGGGACAATGCCTCGGGTCAGAGTTCTGCTGATTTCAATGATCAGATGCTCAACAACACACAAGATTCATTTGGGGGCAACATTTTCACAGCTCTCCTGGGAGGACAAGTGCCAGAGAAAGtacagttttcattcccatcaccaccaccatcccagGAACAACAGGAACATCTCCCACAGCCCCCTACAGCCCGAGTCATATATGCTAGTTCTCGAGGTGTATCTTCAATCACTTCAGCCAGTTCTACCCCCAGCATGGCAAATCATACTTCCAGAGCCAGTACTTCTAACTCCACTAATGGTCAGAGTCATGCTTGTGCAGTGGAGCAGCCAATTGGGATACCAGCCTTACCTGGCAGAGAGCTCAACCAGCTGCCCCAGGCAgaagacaaagatgccaccattTCTCTAGAAAGCTCTAACCAGAAACCAGATGATCTCCAGCAGTCAAATGAGCAGACCAGCTCCCAGATCACAGGAAACATGATGCAACTGCTTTTGAACAacccttccctggcagcccagatgATGTTGTTCATGAGTGTGCCCCAGCTGAGTGAACAGTGGAGGCAGCAACTGCCTGCATTTCTGCAGCAGACTCAGTTTTCTGATATACTTATAGCTCTAGCGAACCCTAAAGCATCACAAGCAATACTTCAGATTGAGCAGAGCCTGCAGCTGTTGGCCACTGAGGCTCCTGTTCTTCTACCCTGGGTTGCGTCCTACCTATGGGGCCTGGGCTGGCTTCCTGCACCCAGCTGCAGCTACCCTGACACAGTGCCCTGGACCTGGGATGTGTCCAATATGGCTGAGCCTAAAGGACCTGAGTCCTGTCCCAAATCGAGAACAGTCCTACAGAGGCTACAGTCTCTAGCTGGAGACCCTTCCCACCCTCTACAAGCCCCTGAGACTCGTTTCAGCAAGCAAATGGAATATCTCCAGGCCATGGGATTTGCAAACTATCATGCCAATCTGCAGGCCCTCATTGCTACTGAGGGAGACACGAGCGCTGCCATCCAGAAGCTCAGGAGATCCCAGggatcctaa
- the UBQLN3 gene encoding LOW QUALITY PROTEIN: ubiquilin-3 (The sequence of the model RefSeq protein was modified relative to this genomic sequence to represent the inferred CDS: deleted 1 base in 1 codon): MAKSGEALPQGSPALVQDPHLIKVTVKTPKDKEDFSVTDTCTIQQLKEEISQRFKAHPDQLILIFAGKILKDPDSLAQCGVRDGLTVHLVIKMQRRTMGNECPAASVPTPAPSPGSLPQPSSIYPADGPPTFSLDVLTGLSGLSLTLGDFPDQPSSLVWQHVSVPEFVAQIIDDPFIQGLLFNTGLVRQLVLDNPRMQQLIQHNPEIGHILNNPEIMRQTLEFLRNPAMMQEMMRSQDRALSNLESIPGGYNVLRTMYTDIMDPMLNAVQEQFGGNPFATTNTANATSSSSQPSRTENCDPLPNPWTSTYAGSAGRRGRRPGDQDISELRNRVPNILGNIGLYDYLQQLHETPQSLGTYLQGMASTLSPSQEQPPSPPGNQVPPASPSSQEPESGQALPKESVAVKGKPSCSAFLRYPTESSARKDGGQDGAGNGSTGHSTHMPDLVSGLGPAPNRTPLGPSPPLPTAATAGIPEHVWLPPPAYPRSLRPNSMNQAPLLQDEMRWQLPLLLHLQASMANPRAMHALLQIEQGLQILATEAPRLFLWFMPCLTGLGSMAGDTEPREGPLVPEDPSSPLAPEVPSAQGSMELGLHSTPSSRCCKP, translated from the exons ATGGCCAAAAGTGGAGAGGCCCTGCCACAGGGCAGCCCAGCGCTGGTCCAGGATCCCCACCTCATCAAGGTGACAGTGAAGACGCCTAAGGACAAGGAGGATTTCTCAGTTACAGACACTTGCACCATCCAGCAGCTGAAGGAAGAGATATCCCAGCGCTTTAAGGCCCACCCTGATCAGCTGATCCTAATCTTTGCTGGCAAAATCCTCAAGGACCCTGACTCACTGGCACAGTGTGGGGTCCGAGATGGCCTCACTGTCCACCTGGTCATCAAGATGCAGCGTCGCACCATGGGCAACGAGTGCCCAGCTGCTTCAGTCCCTACCCCAGCCCCGAGCCCTGGGTCACTCCCTCAGCCAAGCTCCATTTACCCAGCGGATGGGCCACCTACCTTTAGCTTGGATGTCCTCACAGGCCTCAGTGGGCTAAGTCTGACCTTGGGTGATTTCCCTGACCAGCCAAGCTCACTGGTGTGGCAGCACGTATCTGTGCCTGAatttgtggctcagatcattgaCGACCCCTTCATCCAGGGTCTGCTGTTCAACACAGGCCTGGTGCGCCAGCTGGTTCTTGACAATCCCCGTATGCAGCAACTGATCCAGCACAACCCTGAGATTGGGCACATCCTCAACAATCCTGAAATCATGCGGCAGACACTGGAGTTTCTACGTAACCCTGCCATGATGCAAGAGATGATGCGCAGCCAGGACCGGGCGCTTAGCAACCTGGAGAGCATCCCGGGTGGCTACAATGTGCTCCGAACCATGTATACAGATATTATGGACCCCATGCTTAATGCCGTCCAGGAGCAGTTTGGTGGCAATCCCTTTGCCACCACTAATACTGCTAATgctaccagcagcagcagccaacccTCAAGGACAGAGAATTGTGACCCTCTCCCCAATCCCTGGACTTCCACATATGCAGGCTCAGCtggcaggaggggcaggaggcctggggacCAGGATATATCTGAACTTAGAAATAGGGTACCCAATATTCTAGGGAATATAGGGCTCTATGACTATCTCCAACAATTGCATGAGACCCCCCAGTCCCTGGGAACCTATCTACAGGGGATGGCATCTACCCTCAGTCCAAGCCAAGAACAACCACCTTCACCACCAGGAAACCAAGTTCCTCCAGCTTCACCCTCATCCCAGGAACCTGAGTCAGGCCAGGCTCTCCCCAAGGAGTCAGTTGCAGTCAAGGGAAAGCCCTCCTGCTCAGCCTTCCTGAGGTATCCCACGGAGAGCAGTGCTAGAAAAGATGGAGGTCAAGATGGTGCAGGGAATGGTTCCACTGGCCATAGCACCCACATGCCTGATCTTGTCTCCGGGCTGGGGCCTGCTCCCAATAGGACCCCACTTGGTCCTTCCCCACCTTTGCCCACAGCAGCTACTGCTGGAATCCCTGAGCATGTCTGGCTGCCACCACCGGCTTATCCAAGATCTCTGAGGCCAAACAGCATGAATCAGGCCCCGCTCCTGCAGGACGAGATGCGCTGGCAACTGCCACTGCTGCTGCACCTTCAGGCATCCATGGCAAATCCACGTGCCATGCATGCCCTGCTGCAGATTGAGCAGGGTCTGCAGATCCTGGCTACTGAGGCCCCTCGCCTCTTCCTCTGGTTCATGCCTTGTCTAACAGGGCTGGGAAGTATGGCGGGAGATACAGAGCCTCGAGAGGGTCCCCTTGTGCCTGAGGATCCTTCATCTCCCCTAGCTCCTGAGGTTCCCTCAGCACAGGGCTCTATGGAGCTGGGCCTCCATTCCACC CCTTCCTCCAGATGTTGCAAGCCTTGA